In Nocardioides dokdonensis FR1436, the following are encoded in one genomic region:
- a CDS encoding NUDIX hydrolase, with protein sequence MAAAPSLTRDVHAAGAVVFRPGREVLLVHRERYDDWSFPKGKVDPGEHPVATAVREVEEETGLRVSLGRPLPSHRYPNARAMKTVHYWTGRVVGADDVSGFEPNAEISDVRWVPVDEAAALLSYERDQALLQTARASRRRTQALVVQRHSRACARSEWTDDDRLRPLERPGLLQAEALGPLLAAYDVRRLVTSPATRCRETLAPYAATAGVDLEPLEELTEEAATGRGGPAAVAAAVTGLVDDLHAGRRGIVLCTHRPVLPMVFEALGVDDPGLAPGEMVVVHLRRGRVLATEQHLPH encoded by the coding sequence ATGGCAGCCGCCCCGAGCCTGACCCGTGACGTCCATGCTGCGGGGGCCGTGGTCTTCCGGCCCGGCCGTGAGGTGCTGCTGGTGCACCGCGAACGCTACGACGACTGGTCCTTCCCCAAGGGCAAGGTCGACCCGGGCGAGCACCCGGTCGCCACCGCCGTGCGCGAGGTCGAGGAGGAGACCGGCCTGAGGGTGAGCCTGGGTCGCCCGCTGCCGTCCCACCGCTACCCGAACGCCAGGGCGATGAAGACCGTCCACTACTGGACCGGTCGCGTGGTCGGTGCCGACGACGTGAGCGGCTTCGAGCCCAACGCCGAGATCTCCGACGTGCGGTGGGTGCCGGTCGACGAGGCCGCCGCGCTGCTCAGCTACGAGCGCGACCAGGCGCTGCTGCAGACCGCACGAGCCAGCCGCAGGCGCACCCAGGCCCTCGTCGTCCAGCGCCACAGCCGCGCCTGCGCCCGCTCGGAGTGGACCGACGACGACCGGCTGCGCCCGCTGGAGAGGCCCGGGCTCCTCCAGGCCGAGGCCCTGGGCCCGCTGCTGGCGGCCTACGACGTGCGCCGGCTGGTGACCTCCCCGGCCACCCGGTGCCGCGAGACCCTGGCGCCGTACGCCGCCACGGCCGGGGTCGACCTCGAGCCCCTCGAGGAGCTCACCGAGGAGGCCGCCACCGGGCGGGGCGGCCCGGCCGCGGTGGCTGCCGCGGTCACGGGCCTGGTCGACGACCTGCACGCCGGTCGTCGCGGGATCGTGCTGTGCACGCACCGGCCGGTGCTGCCGATGGTCTTCGAGGCGCTCGGCGTCGACGACCCCGGGCTGGCGCCGGGCGAGATGGTCGTGGTGCACCTGCGCCGGGGGCGCGTGCTGGCGACCGAGCAGCACCTGCCCCACTGA
- a CDS encoding carboxymuconolactone decarboxylase family protein has protein sequence MPRIEPLRREDLPQHARTFAAVEQALGVLPNSTLTMARWPELMEAFASLNAVIMGSGRVSPVLKQMVASMVSSAAGCSYCQAHTSHVAEKRGADEEKLAHLWEFETSEHFSAAERAALRVAHGAGCVPNAVTDEDMAALRQHFSDDEVVELVAVMANFGFLNRWNDTMSTELERSPLLWAREKLSGAGWEAGAHAPAEDDLTP, from the coding sequence ATGCCCAGGATCGAGCCGCTGCGTCGCGAGGACCTTCCCCAGCACGCCCGCACCTTCGCCGCCGTCGAGCAGGCGCTCGGCGTGCTGCCCAACAGCACCCTGACGATGGCTCGGTGGCCGGAGCTCATGGAGGCCTTCGCGAGCCTGAACGCCGTGATCATGGGCAGCGGGCGGGTCAGTCCCGTGCTCAAGCAGATGGTCGCCAGCATGGTGTCCTCGGCTGCGGGGTGCAGCTACTGCCAGGCCCACACCTCGCACGTGGCCGAGAAGCGCGGGGCCGACGAGGAGAAGCTCGCGCACCTGTGGGAGTTCGAGACCAGTGAGCACTTCAGCGCGGCCGAGCGGGCGGCGCTGCGGGTGGCGCACGGTGCCGGCTGCGTCCCGAACGCGGTCACGGACGAGGACATGGCCGCGCTGCGGCAGCACTTCAGCGACGACGAGGTCGTGGAGCTGGTCGCCGTGATGGCGAACTTCGGCTTCCTCAACCGGTGGAACGACACCATGTCCACCGAGCTCGAGCGCTCGCCGCTGCTGTGGGCGCGCGAGAAGCTCAGCGGCGCCGGCTGGGAGGCTGGCGCCCACGCACCGGCCGAGGACGACCTGACGCCCTGA
- a CDS encoding crotonase/enoyl-CoA hydratase family protein, whose translation MSDPLLVERDGHVETWTINLPETRNAISGPDVVEAFMTHTARVDRDDDVRCIILTGAGSAFSAGGNVHEMAERRGMFSGAPYEQRNGYRHGIQQIPLALRRCEVPMIAAVNGPAVGAGCDLAMMCDLRIASEKAFFAESFVQLGIIPGDGGAWFLTRAIGPARAAEMALTGDRVDAATALEWGMVSRVTTPEDLMDAARELAQRVAKNPTHATRMAKKLLQESQQRDLEGVLELSAAMQAIAHHTQAHTDAVQAFVERTRR comes from the coding sequence ATGAGCGACCCCCTGCTCGTCGAGCGCGACGGCCACGTCGAGACCTGGACCATCAACCTCCCGGAGACCCGCAACGCGATCTCCGGTCCGGACGTGGTCGAGGCCTTCATGACCCACACCGCGCGCGTGGACCGCGACGACGACGTGCGCTGCATCATCCTCACCGGTGCCGGCTCTGCCTTCTCCGCCGGTGGCAACGTGCACGAGATGGCCGAGCGGCGCGGGATGTTCTCGGGTGCGCCGTACGAGCAGCGCAACGGCTACCGCCACGGCATCCAGCAGATCCCGCTGGCGCTGCGGCGCTGCGAGGTGCCGATGATCGCGGCCGTCAACGGTCCCGCGGTCGGGGCCGGCTGCGACCTGGCGATGATGTGCGACCTGCGCATCGCCTCGGAGAAGGCGTTCTTCGCCGAGTCCTTCGTGCAGCTGGGGATCATCCCCGGCGACGGCGGCGCCTGGTTCCTGACCCGCGCGATCGGGCCGGCCCGGGCCGCGGAGATGGCGCTCACCGGTGACCGGGTCGACGCCGCGACCGCGCTGGAGTGGGGCATGGTCTCGCGGGTCACCACGCCCGAGGACCTGATGGACGCCGCGCGCGAGCTCGCGCAGCGGGTCGCCAAGAACCCCACGCACGCCACCCGGATGGCCAAGAAGCTGCTCCAGGAGTCCCAGCAGCGCGACCTCGAGGGCGTCCTCGAGCTGAGCGCGGCGATGCAGGCGATCGCGCACCACACCCAGGCCCACACCGACGCGGTGCAGGCATTCGTGGAGCGCACCCGGCGCTGA
- a CDS encoding heavy metal translocating P-type ATPase has translation MTTTPAPTQHPTDRQGDVELAITGMTCASCANRIERKLNKLDGVDATVNYATEKAHVVFTSAISTDLLLDTVAKAGYAATVPDPAADHDEAAAHAELDALRRRLVVSAMLAVPVIALAMVPPWQFDRWAWVSLVLATPVVVWGAWPFHRAAAINLRHGTTTMDTLVSVGVSAAYLWSVVALVFGEAGMPGMTHEFSLALQRGDGLSDVYLEVAAGVTTFLLAGRWFEKRSKRRAGAALEALLTMGAKEVAVLRDGVETPVPAEQLRVDDVFVVRPGEKVATDGEVVEGASAVDVSMLTGEPVPVDVGPGDTVTGATVNTSGRLVVRATRVGADTQLAQMARLVEQAQQGKAQVQRLADRVSGIFVPVVIVLSLLTLAGWLLSGATTTTAFAAAVAVLIIACPCALGLATPTALMVGTGRGAQLGILIRGPEILESTRRVDTIVLDKTGTVTTGRMSLVDVVAHGATDDEVRRVAAALEHGSEHPIARAVAEAAPRAEHPEVSGFANREGLGVVGDVAGRRTLVGRPALLEAEGLVVPTELAEALDAAQAQGRTPVLVGWDGAARGVLVVSDTVKPTSAAAVARLRELGLEPVLLTGDHERAARAVAAEVGITTVVADVLPAGKVDEVRRLQESGRVVAMVGDGVNDAPALAQADLGIAMGTGTDVAIEAADLTLVSGDLRVAGDAVALSRRTLSTIRGNLFWAFAYNVAALPLAALGLLSPMIAGLAMALSSVFVVSNSLRLRRFRSSIA, from the coding sequence ATGACCACGACCCCCGCTCCCACCCAGCACCCGACGGACCGGCAGGGCGACGTCGAGCTCGCCATCACCGGCATGACCTGCGCCTCGTGCGCGAACCGGATCGAGCGCAAGCTCAACAAGCTCGACGGGGTCGACGCCACGGTCAACTACGCCACCGAGAAGGCGCACGTCGTCTTCACGAGCGCCATCAGCACCGACCTGCTGCTCGACACCGTCGCCAAGGCCGGGTACGCCGCCACCGTGCCGGACCCCGCCGCCGACCACGACGAGGCCGCCGCCCACGCCGAGCTCGACGCGCTGCGGCGCCGACTGGTCGTCTCCGCGATGCTGGCGGTGCCGGTGATCGCGCTGGCGATGGTGCCGCCCTGGCAGTTCGACCGCTGGGCGTGGGTCTCGCTGGTGCTGGCCACCCCCGTGGTGGTGTGGGGTGCCTGGCCCTTCCACCGCGCCGCGGCCATCAACCTGCGCCACGGCACCACGACCATGGACACCCTGGTCTCGGTCGGGGTGAGCGCGGCCTACCTGTGGTCGGTCGTGGCGCTCGTGTTCGGCGAGGCGGGCATGCCGGGCATGACGCACGAGTTCTCGCTGGCCCTCCAGCGCGGCGACGGGCTCAGTGACGTCTACCTCGAGGTGGCCGCCGGCGTGACGACCTTCCTGCTCGCGGGACGCTGGTTCGAGAAGCGCTCCAAGCGGCGCGCCGGCGCCGCGCTCGAGGCGCTGCTGACCATGGGCGCCAAGGAGGTCGCGGTGCTGCGCGACGGCGTCGAGACGCCGGTGCCCGCCGAGCAGCTGCGCGTCGACGACGTCTTCGTGGTGCGACCCGGCGAGAAGGTCGCCACCGACGGCGAGGTCGTCGAGGGCGCCTCCGCGGTCGACGTGTCGATGCTGACCGGCGAGCCGGTGCCGGTCGACGTCGGGCCGGGCGACACCGTCACCGGAGCCACCGTCAACACCAGCGGGCGCCTGGTCGTGCGCGCCACCCGGGTCGGCGCCGACACCCAGCTGGCCCAGATGGCCCGGCTGGTCGAGCAGGCCCAGCAGGGCAAGGCGCAGGTCCAGCGCCTGGCCGACCGGGTCTCCGGGATCTTCGTGCCGGTGGTCATCGTGCTCTCGCTGCTGACCCTGGCCGGGTGGCTGCTCAGCGGCGCCACCACCACGACCGCCTTCGCGGCCGCCGTCGCGGTGCTGATCATCGCCTGTCCCTGCGCGCTGGGCCTGGCCACGCCGACCGCCCTCATGGTCGGCACCGGCCGCGGCGCGCAGCTGGGCATCCTGATCCGTGGGCCCGAGATCCTCGAGTCCACCCGCCGCGTCGACACGATCGTGCTCGACAAGACCGGCACCGTCACCACCGGGCGGATGAGCCTGGTCGACGTCGTCGCGCACGGCGCCACCGACGACGAGGTGCGCCGCGTCGCCGCCGCGCTGGAGCACGGCTCGGAGCACCCCATCGCCCGGGCCGTGGCCGAGGCCGCCCCGCGCGCCGAGCACCCCGAGGTGAGCGGCTTCGCCAACCGCGAGGGCCTCGGCGTGGTCGGCGACGTCGCCGGGCGTCGTACGCTCGTGGGCCGCCCGGCACTGCTCGAGGCCGAGGGGCTGGTCGTGCCGACCGAGCTCGCCGAGGCGCTCGACGCGGCGCAGGCCCAGGGCCGCACCCCGGTGCTCGTCGGCTGGGACGGCGCCGCCCGCGGCGTGCTCGTCGTCTCCGACACCGTCAAGCCCACCTCCGCGGCGGCCGTGGCCCGGCTGCGCGAGCTCGGCCTCGAGCCGGTGCTGCTGACCGGCGACCACGAGCGCGCAGCGCGGGCGGTGGCGGCCGAGGTCGGCATCACCACCGTCGTCGCCGACGTGCTGCCCGCGGGCAAGGTCGACGAGGTCCGCCGCCTCCAGGAGTCGGGCCGGGTCGTGGCGATGGTCGGTGACGGGGTCAACGACGCCCCCGCGCTGGCCCAGGCCGACCTCGGCATCGCGATGGGCACCGGCACCGACGTCGCCATCGAGGCCGCCGACCTGACCCTGGTCAGCGGTGACCTGCGGGTCGCCGGCGACGCGGTCGCGCTGTCGCGGCGCACGTTGAGCACCATCCGCGGCAACCTGTTCTGGGCGTTCGCCTACAACGTCGCCGCGCTGCCCCTGGCCGCGCTCGGGCTGCTCAGCCCGATGATCGCCGGCCTGGCGATGGCGCTGTCGTCGGTGTTCGTGGTCTCCAACAGCCTGCGGCTGCGCCGCTTCCGCTCCTCGATCGCCTGA
- the pstS gene encoding phosphate ABC transporter substrate-binding protein PstS, with the protein MTSTSIRRAIVPGIAALALALSACGAANEQSGAADAGGELSGTLAGGGASTQQAAMGAWAVGFQGTHPDVTIEYDPIGSGGGRENFISGAFPYAGSDAYLSDNEGELSAATERCSGDVPIQVPSYISPIAVAYNLPGVDELHLSPQALAGIMAGTITEWDDQAIAADNEGVDLPAERINAVHRSDESGTTENFTDYLTTVAPDEWDAGVVETWPTEYGGEGAKGTSGVVQTVANSEFSVGYADASQTADLGKALIGVGDDFVEPSAEAAAKILEASPEAENASDTAVIYDLDFATEEAGTYPIVLTSYLMACQTYDDAADGELVKAFMEYVVSDEGQDQAAAEAGSAPLSDTIQEQALAIIESIG; encoded by the coding sequence GTGACGAGCACTTCTATCCGCCGGGCAATCGTGCCCGGTATCGCCGCCCTGGCCCTCGCCCTGTCGGCCTGTGGGGCCGCCAACGAGCAGAGCGGAGCCGCCGACGCAGGCGGCGAGCTGTCCGGCACCCTCGCCGGCGGCGGTGCCTCGACCCAGCAGGCCGCCATGGGCGCCTGGGCGGTCGGCTTCCAGGGCACCCACCCCGACGTGACCATCGAGTACGACCCCATCGGCTCGGGCGGTGGCCGCGAGAACTTCATCAGCGGCGCCTTCCCGTACGCCGGCTCCGACGCCTACCTCAGCGACAACGAGGGCGAGCTGTCCGCGGCGACCGAGCGCTGCAGCGGCGACGTACCGATCCAGGTGCCGAGCTACATCAGCCCGATCGCGGTGGCCTACAACCTGCCGGGCGTCGACGAGCTGCACCTCTCGCCGCAGGCGCTGGCCGGGATCATGGCCGGCACGATCACCGAGTGGGACGACCAGGCGATCGCCGCGGACAACGAGGGCGTCGACCTGCCGGCCGAGCGCATCAACGCCGTGCACCGCTCGGACGAGTCGGGCACCACCGAGAACTTCACCGACTACCTCACCACCGTCGCCCCCGACGAGTGGGACGCCGGCGTCGTGGAGACCTGGCCCACCGAGTACGGCGGCGAGGGCGCCAAGGGCACCTCCGGTGTCGTGCAGACGGTGGCGAACTCCGAGTTCTCGGTCGGGTACGCCGACGCCAGCCAGACCGCCGACCTGGGCAAGGCCCTGATCGGGGTCGGCGACGACTTCGTCGAGCCGTCCGCCGAGGCCGCTGCCAAGATCCTCGAGGCCTCGCCCGAGGCCGAGAACGCCAGCGACACCGCGGTGATCTACGACCTCGACTTCGCCACCGAGGAGGCCGGCACCTACCCGATCGTGCTGACGTCCTACCTGATGGCCTGCCAGACCTACGACGACGCCGCCGACGGCGAGCTCGTCAAGGCCTTCATGGAGTACGTCGTCTCCGACGAGGGCCAGGACCAGGCTGCGGCGGAGGCCGGCTCGGCGCCGCTGTCGGACACGATCCAGGAGCAGGCGCTCGCGATCATCGAGAGCATCGGCTGA
- a CDS encoding alpha/beta hydrolase: MTSSSPRRAVAFVAALAVSVPLLASLAVAPAVSVAPPLAPLLAPPGVGAAASAPRADLPRIRWRDCGRRIDCGRVDAPLDYDKPDGATVGLNLLRVRARKQARRVGAIFVNPGGPGGAAADFAPYAASQMFDRKIRNRFDVIGIDPRGVGGSQGLYCRGRSTASYPAFAFPDTRHQIRVWRAFDAAEHRLCAGKRIVDHMSTADTARDMDLVRRILGDEQASFYGASYGSVLGATWASMFPDTVRAAVVDGVLDPVAWTTGRDLADGTPGSSLPSSGRLGSEVGAREGLAAGLAECDAAGRQDCRLAGDALARWDAVAARLRSDKQAARAIGFSYSDFVGTTLGLLYGGDLDLIARITFRAEKQLARTAGRPATGEPAQGDGSLRRLVREARQDLADSPFPGPYAASGAARRPAKRLYVDGSFHGVLCTDGLNPTDPQAWVENAERTRAAGGADFGPLWSWASSACAGWPGSAADAYRGPFEMPDAQRLLLVSNRYDPATPLSGALALQRLMPGSRLVVTQDTGHVATGTNKCATAAVRDFLRTAQAPAEDVACGRSRSPF; this comes from the coding sequence GTGACGTCCTCATCTCCCCGCCGTGCGGTCGCCTTCGTGGCCGCTCTTGCGGTCTCGGTGCCCCTGCTCGCCTCGCTGGCCGTCGCGCCGGCCGTCTCCGTGGCCCCACCGCTGGCCCCACTGCTGGCACCGCCAGGGGTCGGCGCCGCGGCCTCGGCGCCTCGAGCGGACCTGCCGCGGATCCGCTGGCGGGACTGCGGCCGTCGGATCGACTGCGGTCGGGTCGACGCGCCGCTGGACTACGACAAGCCGGACGGTGCCACCGTCGGGCTGAACCTGCTGCGGGTCCGGGCGCGCAAGCAGGCCCGCCGCGTCGGCGCGATCTTCGTCAACCCCGGCGGACCCGGCGGGGCCGCGGCCGACTTCGCGCCGTACGCCGCCTCGCAGATGTTCGACCGCAAGATCCGCAACCGCTTCGACGTCATCGGGATCGACCCGCGCGGGGTCGGCGGCAGCCAGGGGCTGTACTGCCGCGGGCGCAGCACCGCCTCGTACCCGGCGTTCGCCTTCCCGGACACCCGCCACCAGATCCGGGTGTGGCGGGCCTTCGACGCGGCCGAGCATCGCCTGTGCGCCGGGAAGCGGATCGTCGACCACATGAGCACCGCCGACACCGCTCGCGACATGGACCTGGTGCGCCGGATCCTGGGCGACGAGCAGGCGAGCTTCTACGGCGCGTCGTACGGCTCGGTGCTGGGCGCGACCTGGGCGTCGATGTTCCCCGACACCGTCCGCGCCGCCGTGGTCGACGGCGTGCTCGACCCGGTCGCGTGGACCACCGGGCGCGACCTCGCCGACGGCACCCCCGGCTCCAGCCTGCCGAGCAGCGGCCGGCTGGGCAGCGAGGTCGGCGCCCGCGAGGGCCTGGCCGCCGGGCTGGCCGAGTGCGACGCGGCCGGTCGACAGGACTGCAGGCTGGCCGGCGACGCGCTCGCCCGGTGGGACGCCGTCGCGGCGCGGCTGCGCTCCGACAAGCAGGCAGCTCGCGCGATCGGGTTCTCCTACTCCGACTTCGTGGGCACGACCCTGGGGCTGCTGTACGGCGGCGACCTCGACCTCATCGCCAGGATCACCTTCCGCGCGGAGAAGCAGCTGGCGCGCACCGCCGGGCGCCCGGCGACCGGCGAGCCCGCCCAGGGCGACGGTTCGCTGCGCCGGCTCGTGCGGGAGGCCCGCCAGGACCTGGCCGACTCCCCGTTCCCCGGCCCGTACGCCGCCAGCGGTGCCGCCCGCCGTCCGGCGAAGCGGCTCTACGTCGACGGCAGCTTCCACGGGGTGCTGTGCACCGACGGGCTCAACCCCACGGACCCGCAGGCCTGGGTCGAGAACGCCGAGCGCACCCGCGCCGCGGGCGGCGCCGACTTCGGTCCGCTGTGGAGCTGGGCCTCCTCGGCCTGCGCGGGGTGGCCGGGCTCGGCCGCGGACGCCTACCGGGGTCCGTTCGAGATGCCCGACGCGCAGCGCCTGCTGCTGGTCAGCAACCGCTACGACCCGGCCACCCCGCTGTCCGGGGCCCTGGCGCTGCAGCGGCTGATGCCGGGCTCGCGCCTGGTGGTCACCCAGGACACCGGTCACGTCGCCACCGGCACCAACAAGTGCGCCACGGCCGCGGTGCGCGACTTCCTGCGGACCGCCCAGGCGCCGGCCGAGGACGTCGCGTGCGGGCGTTCGCGGTCGCCGTTCTGA
- a CDS encoding metal-sensitive transcriptional regulator, which yields MADHQHGYLHRKDDYLARLRRIEGQARGLQRMVEEEQYCIDILTQVSAMTKALQSVSLGLLDEHMHHCVADAARQGEDEGRAKIDEAVAAITRLVKS from the coding sequence ATGGCCGATCACCAGCACGGGTACCTGCACCGCAAGGACGACTACCTCGCACGGCTGCGCCGCATCGAGGGCCAGGCCCGCGGGCTGCAGCGGATGGTCGAGGAGGAGCAGTACTGCATCGACATCCTCACCCAGGTCTCGGCCATGACCAAGGCCCTCCAGTCGGTCTCGCTCGGTCTCCTCGACGAGCACATGCACCACTGCGTCGCCGACGCCGCCCGCCAGGGTGAGGACGAGGGGCGCGCCAAGATCGACGAGGCCGTCGCCGCCATCACCCGACTCGTGAAGTCCTGA
- a CDS encoding cold-shock protein, translating into MAQGTVKWFNAEKGFGFIAQEDGGDDVFVHYSAIQTQGYKSLDENQKVEFDVTQGPKGPQAENVRAV; encoded by the coding sequence ATGGCACAGGGCACCGTTAAGTGGTTCAACGCCGAGAAGGGTTTCGGCTTCATTGCGCAGGAGGACGGCGGCGACGACGTCTTCGTGCACTACTCGGCGATCCAGACCCAGGGCTACAAGTCCCTGGACGAGAACCAGAAGGTCGAGTTCGACGTCACGCAGGGCCCCAAGGGCCCGCAGGCTGAGAACGTTCGCGCCGTCTGA
- a CDS encoding heavy-metal-associated domain-containing protein, giving the protein MSTHTSTWTVTGMTCGHCVASVTEELSEVAGVESVDVTLETGAVVVTSTGPLERATVEQAVSEAGYTLQS; this is encoded by the coding sequence ATGAGCACCCACACCAGCACCTGGACCGTCACCGGCATGACCTGCGGCCACTGCGTCGCCTCCGTCACCGAGGAGCTGAGCGAGGTCGCGGGCGTCGAGTCCGTCGACGTCACCCTGGAGACCGGCGCGGTCGTCGTGACCAGCACCGGGCCGCTCGAGCGGGCCACCGTCGAGCAGGCCGTCAGCGAAGCCGGCTACACGCTCCAGTCATGA